CGGCTCCCAGCCCGATGACGACCGCCAGCCAGGCGAGCATCCATCCGACGATCGGAACCGTGCTCGCCAGCCCGAGGACGATCAGCGCGACGACGAGCCAGAGCACGCGCCGGCCCGTCGTGAGCTCGGACCCTCGGGCGCTGAGGCGCGCCCCGAGCTCCCCGACAAAAACTGCCGTGGTCAGATAACCCACGATGAGGAGCACCGGGTAGAGAGCGGCAAGCGTCAAGCCAAGCGGAAGCCCGATGATCGTCGCGATCACCAGGACCGCGACGAGTGGCATGACGACGAAGATCAGCAAGCCCAGGCCCAGGCTTTTCCAGAAGTGGGTCCTGATCCGCCAGCCGGCCGAGACCATGAAGCCGGGCACGAGCAGCAACAACACGACGGCAAACAGGATCAGGCCCACGAGCAAGACCACGCGCGCCACCCCGAAGAACGCCCGCCCGGCCTGCTCGGCGCGCGCGGCCGCCTCGAGGCGTCGGTGAGTCACGCGGCCCTGGATCTGCGCCCCCGGATCGATCTCCGCCGCATCGGGGCTGGTGTACGTGAGATTGCCCCTGATCCGGGCGGTGGGCAGGATCTCGATGGTCCCGGCGGTGATCTCGACATCGCCGTCGACGGCGCCGGCAAGCCTGACCGATCCCGCGGCCACCCGCAGCCCGCGTGCGAGCTGGCCCGCCACGGTCACGTCCCCGCCGGCAAGCCAGGCGCGGCCACCGACCCTGGACTCCGGTGCGAGCGTCACTGTCCCGCCCACCGCGACCAGGTCCCGGCCGACCTCGCCGCCGACGATGAGGCTGCCACCGGCGGCCCGAACATCGTCTCCGACCCGGGCGGTGAGGTTCACCGAGCCCCCGGCCACCGCGATGTCACCCTTGACGACCTCGCGAATCGTGATCGTGCCGCCCGCCACCACGAGGTCACGCTCGGCCTCGGCAAACACATCCACCGTGCCTCCCGCGACATACGCGTTGTCGGTGAGCTTGCCGCGGAGCACGACGGTGGTTCCGGCCTCTTGAGCGCTCGTGGGGCAGACCGGAAAGGCGAGGAGGATGAAGCCGAGAAGCCCAATGAATTTGCCTGCCGCCCCCTCCATGCCTCACTCCTCACGCTTATGCGCGCACGTGACAGCACGAACAGTGTACCGTTGACGTGAAGAGCGGCGCCTTCCGTCGGGGGTGTAGAGCGTGACGGCGATCGTGGATGCGCACACGCATCTTCTGCCGGGCCGACTGGCCCAGAAGGTGCGGACATTCCTGGAGAGGCATCTTCCCGGTCCCCTCGTGTACCCGCTCGACCACGAGGCGGTGCTGGAGCAGCTTCATGCCGACGGGGTGCAGGAGGTGTGGTCGTTCCCTTATGCCCACCGGCCCGGGGCCGCGCGGGCGATGAATGAAGCCAGCGCCGAGACGCAGCGGCGGTTTGCCGGGGGACCTGTATCGGTCACGGCAGGCGCCACCGTGCACCCTGGCGACGACGATCCCGCCGGAATCGTCGCCGAGGCCCTGGACACCTTCGGGTTGAAGCTCCTCAAGCTGCACTGCTCGGTTGGCAATTTCCGGCTGGACGATCCACGGCTGACCGTGGTGTGGGAGCTCGCGACCAGCCGGCGTCTACCGGTGATCGTGCATCTCGGAAAGGCAATCTCCGGCCACACCGCGGCGGACGACATCGCCGAGTTCACGTGGGTCCTGGACCGATATCCCGAGATGCGAGTCGTCCTGGCCCACTCCGGTCATAACGCCGGGTCGGTCGCATGGAGCCTGCTCGAGAGGTATCCTAACCTCTATCTCGACCTCACCCCGGTGGTCAACGAGCCCGTTCCGCTCCCGCCGTCGAACCCCGGCCGCCTGGCCGGCCGTCTGCTCTTCGGCAGCGACGCGCCGAATACCGCGATACCGGTCGGTCGCCAGCTGAAGCGCCTGCGCCGGCTCGCCCTCGACCCGGCCGCCGAGGCCGAAATCCTCGGGGGAACAGCCCGCCGGCTGCTGGCCCAAATGCGCTCCGACGGTTGAATGAGCGAGCTCGCGGAGCGCAGCCGCGAAACCTCCGCGAGGGGCGTCCTGCGCGTCCCGAAAGCGATCCAGCTCAAACACGCGGTCGCGGCGCCGGCAAGGACGAGCCGATGACTGCCGACGTAGACTATCTCGGCAGAAAGGCTACCCCCTGACCAGGATGGGTCGTCTCCGCCTCGTGGTGGCCGCGCTCGGCGTGATGGCCTCGGTTGAAGGCTGCGCGTCGATGCCGAGGCCGCAGGAGCGCGCCGCGAGTCCGGAGACCCTCGCGACGCTGGCCACTGCGCCACAGATCATCGTCGTCCACTACCATGACGTGCGCCCGGAAGGCGAGTACCCCGGCGCCTTCTTGAAGAGCGTGAGCGGCGCCCTTGTCGCGCGGATCAAGGCCCGATTTCTCGGCGGCGTGCGCGAGCGACTGTCCCCGACCGGCGTGCGGGACGTGACGACGCCGCGCTTTCCCTATCGCGAGCCCGGCGTGGCCGTCGACGAACCGAGCGTCGCGAGACTCCAGCGGACCTACCGCACCGGCTACGTCTTCGACTTCTACGTGCCGTGGCGGTACATCCCAAGCGACGGCAACGTGACGGTTCAGGCCCGGCTGGTCCGTCTCGACGATCTCGCCGTCCTGTGGGCCCGCCAGTGCACCTTTCTCCCGGACTCGGCGCGAGCCGACCGCTGCGCCGACGATCTCGTGGTCGATTTTCTGACCGGCGCGTCGTCGTGACGGCGCAGCGCGTGGTGGCGCTCACCGCCGTCGTCGCTGCGCTGATATCCGCGTGCGTCTCGCTGGAGTCGGTCGAGACGACCCGCCCCGCGATCGGGCCCAAGAGTGATCTGTGGCCGTGGCTCGAGGCGCCCGGCGTCCGGGTCACGGCGCACGCGCGCCACGCCCGGGTTGCGTCACAGCTGGTCGGGCCCGGTCTCATCGTCCCGCTCCCCATCATCCCGATTCCGGTGCGGAACGACGAGCCCGGCCGGCACTTCTGGATCGACGTCGGCATCGATCCCGAAGGCGAGGACTTCACCCTGGACGTCCGCCGGGTCCGGCTTCACCTGCCGAACCGTACTGCGCTCGCGCCATCCGTGTTCGTCGGCCCCGTGATGTTCGATCTCTACCAGAACCACTGCGGCCCCTATCGAGAGCCCGAACGCATGCCGGCGGTCATTGCCATGACCGAGCTCGTCTGCGTCTCGCTTCGCTTCGACGCCGCGCCCCCACCGACCGACGTGAAATTCTCGCTTACCCTGGACGGTCTGACGAACCGGGGCGAACCGGTGGCGCCGCTGCCGATCCCATTCGAGCAGCGCCGCTTCCGGCGACTCCTCTGGGAGCCCTAGCGGGCGCTTCCTCGGTTGCTTCCGCCTCAGCTCTTGTTGGAAAAGGGGGCGGCCGCATCCGGAGCATCCTTGTTCGACTCGACGGTTCCACCGGGGCCGAGGCCGTACCCGAGAGGTATCTTGATAGGCGGGTAAACCCGTAGCCCGCATAGGAGAGATGACATGAGTGACCAGGCTCCCAGCCCAGGCGGACCCGATCTCGTTGCCGGCATTCCGGCGGACTCGCTGCAAGAGGGCGTGCCGCTGCTCGGCGTCGTCGAGGATGACGCCGTGATGCTCGTGCGTCGTGGTGCCGATGTCTTCGCCATCGGGGCCACCTGCACGCACTACGGTGGCCCCCTGGCCGAGGGCCTGGTGGTCGACGACACCGTGCGCTGTCCATGGCACCACGCCTGCTTCGATCTGCGGACGGGCAAGGCTCTGCGGGCCCCCGCCTTGAACGCCGTGTCGAGCTACGAGGTCATTCAGCAGCAGGGCGCCGTCATCGTCGGCCCGCGGAAGAAGATTCCGGCGCGCTCGCGCGCCTCATCAGTCGGCGCCCCCTCGGCGGTTGCCATCGTGGGAGCCGGGGCGGCCGGAAACAGCGCGGCGGAGACGCTCCGCCATCTCGGATTCGAAGGGTCCATCACGCTGATCGACGCGGACGAGTCTGCGCCATACGATCGCCCGAACCTGTCGAAGGACTACCTGGCGGGAACCGCTCCAGAGGAGTGGTTGCCGCTGCACCCCCGTGCCTACTACGACGAGCTAGCGGTGGAACTGGCCCTCGGGCGAGGAGTGGTTGCGCTCGATCCCGAAACCAAGCGCCTCACGTTCGACGACGGCACGACGCGGAGTTTCGGAGCGATCATCCTGGCGACCGGTGCTGAAGCCGTGAGACTTGCGATCCCTGGCGAGCACGGCCTCCCCGTGCACTACCTCCGCACCCTGGCCGACTGCCGGCGGATCATCAAGGCCGCCGAGGCCGCCCGCCGGGCCGTCGTGCTGGGGGCGAGTTTCATCGGGCTCGAGGTGGCCGCCTCGCTCCGTCACCGAGGACTCGATGTGCATGTCGTCGCTCCGGGGACGCGCCCGTTCGAGCGCGTGCTCGGTACTCAGCTCGGCGACTTCATTCGGGCGCTCCACGAGGCCCACGGTGTCGTATTCCATCTGGGCCAGATCGCACGCGGGATGGAACAGGGCCACGTCGTGCTGCAGAATGGTGAACGGCTTGCGGCCGACTTCGTCGTGGCGGGAGTCGGTGTCCGTCCGGCTGTGGCGCTGGCCGAGCGGGCCGGGCTGGTGGTCGACCAGGGGGTCGTCGTTGACCGCCACCTGGAAACGTCGGCGAAGGGGATCTACGCGGTCGGCGACGTCGCGCGTTGGCCTGACCCCAGAAGCGGCGGCAACGTCCGCATCGAACACTGGGTGCTCGCCCAGCGGCAGGGACAGTCGGTGGCCCGGACCATCGCCGGGGAGCGAGCGCCTTTCGCGGACGTTCCGTTCTTCTGGAGCCAGCACTACGACGTGGCGATCAATTACGTCGGGCACGCTGACAAGTGGGATGCGATCGAGATCGATGGGAGCCTGGAACAGCGCGACTGCACCGTGCGGTACCGACGCGGGGGCCGAGTGCTCGCGGTGGCCACAATCGGTCGAGACCGGGAAAACATGGAGACGGAGCTCGCAATGGAGCACGAGACCGCAAGACCATGAGGTCGCAAAGC
This genomic stretch from Candidatus Methylomirabilota bacterium harbors:
- a CDS encoding polymer-forming cytoskeletal protein, with amino-acid sequence MEGAAGKFIGLLGFILLAFPVCPTSAQEAGTTVVLRGKLTDNAYVAGGTVDVFAEAERDLVVAGGTITIREVVKGDIAVAGGSVNLTARVGDDVRAAGGSLIVGGEVGRDLVAVGGTVTLAPESRVGGRAWLAGGDVTVAGQLARGLRVAAGSVRLAGAVDGDVEITAGTIEILPTARIRGNLTYTSPDAAEIDPGAQIQGRVTHRRLEAAARAEQAGRAFFGVARVVLLVGLILFAVVLLLLVPGFMVSAGWRIRTHFWKSLGLGLLIFVVMPLVAVLVIATIIGLPLGLTLAALYPVLLIVGYLTTAVFVGELGARLSARGSELTTGRRVLWLVVALIVLGLASTVPIVGWMLAWLAVVIGLGAATQEVFRRWAEARS
- a CDS encoding amidohydrolase family protein; the encoded protein is MTAIVDAHTHLLPGRLAQKVRTFLERHLPGPLVYPLDHEAVLEQLHADGVQEVWSFPYAHRPGAARAMNEASAETQRRFAGGPVSVTAGATVHPGDDDPAGIVAEALDTFGLKLLKLHCSVGNFRLDDPRLTVVWELATSRRLPVIVHLGKAISGHTAADDIAEFTWVLDRYPEMRVVLAHSGHNAGSVAWSLLERYPNLYLDLTPVVNEPVPLPPSNPGRLAGRLLFGSDAPNTAIPVGRQLKRLRRLALDPAAEAEILGGTARRLLAQMRSDG
- a CDS encoding FAD-dependent oxidoreductase — encoded protein: MSDQAPSPGGPDLVAGIPADSLQEGVPLLGVVEDDAVMLVRRGADVFAIGATCTHYGGPLAEGLVVDDTVRCPWHHACFDLRTGKALRAPALNAVSSYEVIQQQGAVIVGPRKKIPARSRASSVGAPSAVAIVGAGAAGNSAAETLRHLGFEGSITLIDADESAPYDRPNLSKDYLAGTAPEEWLPLHPRAYYDELAVELALGRGVVALDPETKRLTFDDGTTRSFGAIILATGAEAVRLAIPGEHGLPVHYLRTLADCRRIIKAAEAARRAVVLGASFIGLEVAASLRHRGLDVHVVAPGTRPFERVLGTQLGDFIRALHEAHGVVFHLGQIARGMEQGHVVLQNGERLAADFVVAGVGVRPAVALAERAGLVVDQGVVVDRHLETSAKGIYAVGDVARWPDPRSGGNVRIEHWVLAQRQGQSVARTIAGERAPFADVPFFWSQHYDVAINYVGHADKWDAIEIDGSLEQRDCTVRYRRGGRVLAVATIGRDRENMETELAMEHETARP